A region from the Microbacterium lacus genome encodes:
- the budA gene encoding acetolactate decarboxylase, with protein sequence MSAPISHTPVTQFAVLDALLVGAYESGIGVGEVRALGDFGIGCVDHLGGEVIVLDGEVFECTVDATPERMTDEQILPFVDVCPGPDASAEAVRDADLAALTAQVEAGLASRNLFHAVRLDGEFASVRVRVTPRQRHPFRPLADVTRSQIETVLEGVRGTVVGFWAPAIYQGITVAGLHMHFLAEDRRSGGHVLDVSVADAALRLAAHARFDLRLPTDPVFLSTELTHGEDHRIAVVEGGIGR encoded by the coding sequence ATGAGCGCGCCCATCTCGCACACCCCGGTCACCCAGTTCGCCGTCCTCGACGCCCTCCTCGTGGGCGCATACGAGTCGGGCATCGGCGTCGGCGAGGTGCGCGCGCTCGGCGACTTCGGCATCGGCTGCGTCGACCACCTGGGCGGCGAGGTGATCGTCCTGGACGGCGAGGTGTTCGAGTGCACGGTCGACGCAACTCCCGAGCGGATGACCGATGAGCAGATCCTGCCGTTCGTCGACGTGTGCCCGGGGCCGGACGCGTCGGCGGAGGCCGTGCGCGACGCCGACCTGGCAGCCCTCACCGCCCAGGTGGAGGCAGGGCTGGCGAGCCGCAACCTGTTCCATGCGGTGCGCCTCGACGGAGAGTTCGCGAGCGTGCGCGTGCGCGTGACGCCGAGGCAGCGGCATCCGTTCCGCCCCCTCGCCGACGTGACCCGCAGCCAAATCGAGACGGTACTCGAGGGGGTTCGCGGCACGGTGGTCGGGTTCTGGGCGCCGGCGATCTACCAAGGCATCACGGTCGCCGGTCTGCACATGCATTTCCTGGCCGAGGACCGCCGCTCCGGCGGCCACGTGCTCGACGTCTCGGTCGCCGACGCCGCGCTGCGCCTGGCTGCGCACGCGCGGTTCGATCTGCGGCTGCCGACCGACCCGGTGTTCTTGTCGACCGAGCTCACGCACGGCGAGGACCACCGGATCGCCGTCGTGGAGGGCGGCATCGGGCGCTGA
- the alr gene encoding alanine racemase gives MTAAMREAVIDTSAIAANVRHLRRLTDSEVIAVVKADGYGHGAVRAAAAALEGGAARLGVADIGEALALRRGGIMAPILAWLHAPGAPFAEAAAAGVELGISSIDQLLQAAAAASGDRPVGVHLKLETGLSRNGIAPEDYRVAFSEAARLERIGRLRVIGLFSHLSNASADDDRRALRVFQDAVGAASAAGLAPPLRHIAATHAAIALPEARLGCVRIGIGIYGLSPFADRSSADLGLRPAMTLRAPVVAVRRVPGGQGVSYGYDYRTERETTLALVPLGYADGVPRHASGAGPVVIGGRRFTVAGRIAMDQFVVDVGDHGVSVGDEVVLFGDPTLGVPAADEWAAAAGTINYEIVTRIGPRVARRQVAS, from the coding sequence ATGACCGCCGCGATGCGCGAAGCCGTGATCGACACGAGCGCGATCGCCGCGAACGTGCGGCACCTGCGCCGGCTCACGGACTCCGAGGTCATCGCGGTCGTGAAGGCCGACGGATACGGACACGGTGCCGTGCGCGCCGCCGCCGCCGCGCTCGAGGGCGGCGCCGCCCGGCTCGGGGTCGCCGACATCGGCGAGGCCCTCGCCCTGCGCCGCGGCGGGATCATGGCACCGATCCTCGCTTGGCTGCACGCACCGGGAGCCCCGTTCGCCGAGGCCGCGGCGGCCGGCGTCGAACTGGGGATTTCGAGCATCGACCAGCTGCTGCAGGCTGCGGCGGCGGCATCCGGAGATCGCCCCGTCGGCGTGCACCTCAAACTCGAGACGGGGCTGAGCCGCAACGGCATCGCGCCCGAGGACTACCGCGTCGCGTTCTCCGAGGCCGCGCGCCTCGAGCGCATCGGGCGGCTCCGGGTCATCGGGCTCTTCAGCCACCTCTCCAACGCCTCGGCGGACGATGACCGCCGGGCGCTGCGCGTGTTCCAGGATGCCGTCGGCGCAGCCTCCGCGGCGGGTCTGGCGCCGCCCCTCCGGCACATCGCCGCAACGCACGCCGCGATCGCGCTGCCCGAGGCGCGGCTCGGCTGCGTGCGGATCGGCATCGGCATCTACGGGCTCTCGCCGTTCGCGGACCGCTCCTCCGCCGACCTCGGCCTGCGCCCCGCGATGACGCTCCGCGCCCCGGTCGTCGCGGTGCGGCGCGTACCGGGCGGCCAGGGCGTCTCATACGGTTACGACTACCGCACCGAGCGCGAGACCACCCTCGCCCTCGTGCCGCTCGGCTACGCGGACGGGGTGCCGCGGCACGCATCGGGTGCCGGACCGGTCGTGATCGGCGGCCGCCGCTTCACCGTGGCGGGGCGGATCGCGATGGACCAGTTCGTCGTCGACGTCGGCGACCACGGCGTCTCGGTGGGCGATGAGGTCGTGCTTTTCGGCGACCCGACGCTCGGCGTGCCCGCCGCCGACGAGTGGGCGGCGGCGGCCGGCACCATCAACTACGAGATCGTGACCCGCATCGGACCCCGCGTCGCCCGTCGGCAGGTGGCGTCGTGA
- the tsaD gene encoding tRNA (adenosine(37)-N6)-threonylcarbamoyltransferase complex transferase subunit TsaD: MNRTEPLVLGIETSCDETGIGIVRGRTLLSNTIASSMDEHARYGGVVPEVAARAHLEALAPSIDAALAEAGVTLQDLDAVAVTSGPGLAGALMVGIGAAKALAVSLGTPLYAVNHLVGHIAADILDADAEPLEYPTVALLVSGGHTSLLLVRDLTSDVELLGETVDDAAGEAFDKVARLLGLPYPGGPEIDRAAATGDPKAIPFPRGLSRASDMAKHRYDFSFSGLKTAVARWTEQREAAGEEVPIADVAASFREAVVDVLVTKALAACADHGVPRLLLGGGVIANRRLRDVAAARAAAAGVALRIPPLSLCTDNGAMIAALAAELIMAGREPSHLAFGADSTLPVTEILVGRA, from the coding sequence GTGAACCGCACCGAACCACTCGTGCTCGGAATCGAGACCAGCTGCGACGAGACCGGCATCGGGATCGTCCGCGGCCGGACGCTGCTGAGCAACACGATCGCCTCGAGCATGGACGAGCACGCCCGGTACGGCGGCGTCGTGCCCGAGGTCGCCGCGCGCGCCCACCTCGAGGCCCTCGCGCCCTCGATCGACGCGGCGCTCGCCGAGGCGGGCGTCACCCTGCAGGATCTGGATGCCGTCGCTGTGACCTCCGGCCCGGGCCTGGCGGGCGCGCTCATGGTCGGCATCGGCGCGGCGAAGGCGCTCGCCGTCTCGCTCGGTACACCTCTCTATGCGGTGAACCACCTGGTCGGGCACATCGCCGCCGACATCCTCGACGCGGATGCCGAGCCGCTCGAGTACCCGACCGTCGCGCTGCTGGTGAGCGGCGGACATACCTCCCTCCTCCTGGTGCGCGATCTGACCTCCGACGTGGAGCTCCTCGGCGAGACCGTGGACGACGCGGCGGGCGAGGCGTTCGACAAGGTCGCGCGGCTTCTCGGCCTGCCGTATCCGGGCGGGCCCGAGATCGACCGCGCGGCCGCCACCGGGGATCCGAAGGCCATCCCCTTCCCGCGCGGCCTCTCCCGCGCGTCGGACATGGCCAAGCACCGCTACGACTTCTCCTTCTCCGGCCTCAAGACCGCGGTCGCGCGGTGGACCGAGCAGCGGGAGGCGGCGGGTGAAGAGGTGCCGATCGCCGATGTCGCGGCATCCTTCCGCGAAGCGGTCGTCGACGTCCTCGTGACGAAGGCGCTCGCGGCGTGCGCCGACCACGGTGTGCCCCGGCTGCTCCTCGGCGGCGGCGTGATCGCGAACCGCCGGCTGCGCGACGTCGCCGCCGCGCGCGCCGCCGCGGCGGGTGTCGCCCTGCGGATCCCGCCGTTGTCGCTCTGCACCGACAACGGTGCGATGATCGCCGCGCTCGCCGCGGAGCTCATCATGGCCGGACGCGAACCCTCCCACCTCGCATTCGGCGCGGACTCGACGCTCCCGGTCACCGAGATCCTGGTGGGTCGGGCGTGA
- the rimI gene encoding ribosomal protein S18-alanine N-acetyltransferase, which produces MSLRGATLEDLDAIMALEHASFPSDAWSEAMMREELASPHGWYVVVEEAGRLVGYAGLRAARGAADADIQTITIASGARGRGRGRALLRTLLEEAARRKVREVFLEVRADNPVAQKLYASEGFAEVGRRPRYYQPDDVDALVMKLDLRGWAARPVPEQAIRPTQVGPGADRPVLAETPVPSPNTDAGACT; this is translated from the coding sequence GTGAGCCTCCGAGGCGCCACGCTCGAGGACCTCGACGCGATCATGGCGCTCGAGCACGCCTCATTCCCGTCCGACGCGTGGTCCGAGGCGATGATGCGCGAAGAGCTCGCGTCGCCGCACGGCTGGTACGTCGTGGTCGAGGAGGCCGGACGCCTCGTCGGCTACGCGGGCCTGCGCGCGGCGCGCGGGGCGGCGGATGCCGACATCCAGACGATCACGATCGCGTCGGGCGCCCGCGGTCGGGGGCGCGGCCGGGCGCTGCTGCGCACCTTGTTGGAGGAGGCCGCCCGCCGAAAGGTCCGCGAGGTGTTCCTCGAGGTGCGGGCCGACAACCCGGTGGCGCAGAAGCTGTACGCCTCGGAGGGCTTCGCCGAGGTCGGCCGGCGCCCGCGCTACTACCAGCCCGACGACGTCGACGCGCTCGTGATGAAGCTCGACCTGCGCGGGTGGGCGGCGCGGCCCGTGCCGGAACAGGCGATTCGGCCGACACAGGTGGGTCCGGGCGCTGATCGGCCTGTGCTCGCCGAAACGCCTGTTCCGAGCCCGAACACGGACGCGGGGGCGTGCACGTGA
- the coaA gene encoding type I pantothenate kinase, with protein sequence MSVDAAAPAPSLYREIDRAEWARLAADMAQPLSETEIVQIRGIGDRLDIAEVREVYLPLSRLLSLYANATQRLGADTSAFLRDSETTTPFVVAVAGSVAVGKSTIARLLRELMSRWPGTPRVELVTTDGFLYPNAELERRGLMERKGFPESYDRRALVRFLTEVKSGAAEARAPFYSHMRYDIVPDAHVTVRRPDVVIVEGLNVLQPSPSPGDIAVSELFDFSIYVDADTDHIASWYVDRFLALRRGAFANPNSFFNVFSHLSDDEAVQTAMGYWNDINLPNLRENVLPTKHQARLILQKGAGHTVERVLLRKL encoded by the coding sequence ATGTCCGTCGACGCAGCCGCCCCCGCCCCCTCGCTGTACCGCGAGATCGACCGAGCGGAGTGGGCGCGCCTCGCGGCGGACATGGCGCAGCCGCTCAGCGAGACCGAGATCGTCCAGATCCGCGGCATCGGCGATCGGCTCGACATCGCCGAGGTCCGCGAGGTCTACCTGCCGCTCAGCCGGCTCCTCAGCCTGTACGCGAACGCGACCCAGCGCCTGGGCGCCGACACGAGCGCGTTCCTGCGCGATTCCGAGACCACGACGCCGTTCGTGGTCGCGGTCGCGGGGAGCGTCGCGGTCGGCAAGTCCACGATCGCGCGGCTTCTGCGCGAGCTCATGAGCCGCTGGCCCGGCACCCCGCGTGTCGAGCTCGTCACGACCGACGGCTTCCTCTATCCGAACGCCGAGCTCGAGCGCCGCGGACTCATGGAGCGGAAGGGCTTTCCCGAGTCCTACGACCGCCGCGCGCTCGTCCGCTTCCTCACCGAGGTCAAGAGCGGCGCCGCCGAAGCGCGGGCTCCGTTCTACTCGCACATGCGGTACGACATCGTGCCCGACGCGCACGTGACCGTCCGGCGGCCGGACGTCGTGATCGTCGAAGGCCTCAACGTCCTTCAGCCCTCTCCGTCCCCGGGGGACATCGCGGTGAGCGAGCTGTTCGATTTCTCGATCTACGTGGATGCCGACACCGATCACATCGCGTCGTGGTACGTCGACCGATTCCTTGCGCTCCGCCGCGGAGCGTTTGCGAACCCGAACTCGTTCTTCAATGTCTTCTCGCACCTCTCGGACGACGAAGCGGTGCAGACCGCGATGGGGTACTGGAACGACATCAACCTGCCGAACCTGCGCGAGAACGTGCTGCCCACGAAACACCAGGCGCGATTGATCCTGCAGAAGGGCGCCGGGCACACCGTCGAGCGGGTGCTGCTGCGCAAATTGTGA
- the rpsI gene encoding 30S ribosomal protein S9 has translation MANIEESTETSYSTETAVDQAAVAAERPVLSVPGAAVGRRKQAIARVRIVPGTGVITVNGRTFEDYFPNKLHQQLVKDPFTVLNLTDAYDVIARISGGGPSGQAGALRLGIARSLNGVDVENNRATLKKAGFLSRDARVKERKKAGLKKARKAPQYSKR, from the coding sequence GTGGCGAACATCGAAGAATCCACCGAAACCTCCTACTCGACCGAGACCGCGGTCGACCAGGCAGCCGTTGCTGCTGAGCGCCCCGTGCTCAGCGTCCCCGGCGCCGCGGTCGGTCGTCGCAAGCAGGCCATCGCCCGCGTGCGCATCGTCCCCGGTACGGGTGTCATCACGGTCAACGGCCGCACGTTCGAGGACTACTTCCCGAACAAGCTGCACCAGCAGCTCGTGAAGGATCCGTTCACCGTGCTCAACCTCACTGACGCGTACGACGTGATCGCGCGCATCTCCGGTGGCGGCCCCTCCGGTCAGGCCGGGGCGCTGCGCCTGGGCATCGCCCGTTCGCTGAACGGTGTCGACGTCGAGAACAACCGCGCCACCCTGAAGAAGGCCGGCTTCCTCTCGCGCGACGCTCGCGTGAAGGAGCGCAAGAAGGCCGGTCTCAAGAAGGCCCGCAAGGCCCCTCAGTACTCGAAGCGCTGA
- the tsaE gene encoding tRNA (adenosine(37)-N6)-threonylcarbamoyltransferase complex ATPase subunit type 1 TsaE: MEAFGEQIGRMLRPGDLIVLTGALGAGKTTLTRGIAAGLGVRGPVQSPTFVIARTHPSLVGGAPLVHVDAYRLSSALELDDLDIDADRSVVIVEWGKGMVDGIRDSWWEIELERERGGRGADTMCGEAADLDADAPRTVTLSRRP; this comes from the coding sequence ATGGAGGCCTTCGGCGAGCAGATCGGGCGGATGCTGCGCCCCGGCGACCTGATCGTGCTCACCGGTGCGCTCGGTGCGGGAAAGACCACCCTCACCCGCGGGATCGCGGCGGGTCTGGGCGTCCGCGGGCCCGTGCAGAGCCCGACGTTCGTGATCGCGCGCACGCATCCGTCACTCGTGGGCGGTGCTCCACTCGTGCACGTCGACGCCTACCGGCTCAGCTCAGCGCTCGAGCTCGACGACCTCGACATCGACGCCGACCGCTCGGTCGTGATCGTCGAGTGGGGCAAGGGGATGGTGGACGGCATCCGCGATTCGTGGTGGGAGATCGAGCTCGAACGCGAGCGGGGCGGTCGCGGCGCCGACACGATGTGCGGCGAGGCTGCCGACCTGGATGCCGACGCCCCGCGCACCGTGACGCTCTCGCGCCGGCCCTGA
- a CDS encoding Ppx/GppA phosphatase family protein, translating to MRLGVLDIGSNTVHLLAADVHPGGRPLATTSQRTVLRLMRYLDADGAITEEGVRALVDAVAEARRTAEAEGVDELLATATSAVREATNGPEVIARIEAALGQELQVLGGETEARYTFLAVRRWFGWAAGQILLFDIGGGSLEIAAGADELPDAAESVPLGAGRMTVQFLPEDPPGPDAIDALRAHAASVLQPVAERFAGLPRPDHVVGSSKAIRSLAKLAGYPAPGWSSIEKMILPRKELKAWIPRLARIPAEMRQELPGITADRTFQIVAGAVVLHQAMKIMDVDELEVSPWALREGVLLRYIESLNWNAPTP from the coding sequence GTGCGCCTCGGAGTCCTCGACATCGGCTCGAACACCGTCCACCTGCTCGCCGCCGACGTCCACCCGGGCGGCCGCCCGCTCGCGACGACGAGCCAGCGCACCGTGCTGCGGCTCATGCGGTACCTCGACGCGGACGGCGCGATCACCGAGGAGGGCGTGCGCGCGCTCGTGGATGCCGTCGCCGAAGCCCGCAGAACGGCCGAGGCCGAGGGGGTCGACGAGCTGCTCGCGACGGCGACCTCTGCGGTCCGCGAGGCGACGAACGGCCCCGAGGTGATCGCCCGGATCGAAGCGGCCCTCGGACAGGAGCTGCAGGTGCTCGGCGGCGAGACCGAGGCGCGGTACACGTTCCTCGCGGTGCGGCGCTGGTTCGGCTGGGCGGCGGGGCAGATCCTGCTGTTCGACATCGGCGGCGGATCGCTCGAGATCGCGGCGGGGGCCGACGAGCTTCCGGATGCCGCGGAGTCGGTCCCGCTCGGCGCCGGGCGCATGACCGTGCAGTTCCTCCCCGAGGACCCGCCCGGTCCCGATGCGATCGACGCGCTGCGCGCCCACGCCGCGAGCGTGCTCCAGCCGGTCGCCGAGCGCTTCGCGGGGCTCCCCCGTCCCGATCACGTCGTGGGCTCGTCCAAGGCCATCCGGTCTCTCGCGAAGCTCGCCGGATACCCGGCGCCGGGCTGGTCGAGCATCGAGAAGATGATCCTGCCGCGCAAGGAGCTGAAGGCGTGGATCCCGCGCCTCGCGCGCATCCCCGCCGAGATGCGGCAGGAGCTGCCCGGGATCACCGCGGACCGCACGTTCCAGATCGTCGCGGGCGCGGTCGTCCTTCATCAGGCGATGAAGATCATGGACGTCGACGAGCTCGAGGTCTCACCGTGGGCGCTGCGCGAAGGCGTGCTCCTGCGTTACATCGAGTCGCTGAACTGGAACGCCCCGACGCCCTGA
- the glmM gene encoding phosphoglucosamine mutase: MPLFGTDGVRGLANGPLTADLALTLAQATAVVLGQGRTAEARKAAGKRLTAVVARDPRVSGEFLAAAVAAGLASSGVDVLDAGVLPTPATAYLIADIDADFGVMVSASHNPAPDNGIKIFARGGVKLPDEVEQRIEAALSAPKLQPTGAGVGRIRRFADAEDRYVVHLLASLPHRLDGLHVVLDCAHGAASGVSPETFRDAGARVTVIGADPDGLNINDGVGSTHLDLLAEHVVRVGADVGIAHDGDADRCLAVDARGRIVDGDQIMAILAVSMKERGHLVDDTLVATVMSNLGLHRAMADAGITVEQTGVGDRYVLERMNEGGFSLGGEQSGHVIMSEYATTGDGLLTGLHLMSEMARTGRSLADLASIMTVYPQVLVNVRGVDRTRASSDAGVAAAVAEVSAELGDSGRVLLRPSGTEEMVRVMVEAASADVAQDYADRLADVVRERLAL; encoded by the coding sequence ATGCCGCTCTTTGGCACGGACGGGGTGCGGGGGCTGGCCAACGGCCCCCTCACCGCCGATCTCGCACTCACCCTGGCCCAGGCGACCGCCGTCGTCCTGGGCCAGGGCCGTACTGCCGAGGCCCGCAAGGCCGCCGGCAAGCGTCTCACCGCCGTCGTCGCGCGCGACCCGCGCGTCTCGGGTGAGTTCCTCGCTGCCGCCGTTGCGGCGGGGCTCGCCTCGTCCGGTGTGGACGTGCTCGACGCAGGCGTTCTGCCGACCCCGGCGACCGCGTACCTGATCGCCGACATCGACGCCGACTTCGGCGTGATGGTCTCGGCGTCCCACAATCCGGCTCCCGACAACGGGATCAAGATCTTCGCCCGCGGCGGCGTCAAGCTCCCCGACGAGGTCGAGCAGCGCATCGAAGCGGCCCTTTCGGCCCCGAAGCTGCAGCCCACCGGCGCCGGAGTCGGCCGCATCCGACGGTTCGCGGATGCCGAGGACCGCTACGTCGTCCACCTCCTGGCGTCGCTGCCCCACCGCCTGGATGGGCTGCACGTCGTGCTCGACTGCGCGCACGGCGCGGCATCCGGAGTCTCGCCCGAGACGTTCCGCGACGCGGGGGCCCGGGTCACGGTGATCGGCGCCGATCCCGACGGGCTGAACATCAACGACGGCGTCGGCTCGACGCACCTCGACCTGCTGGCTGAGCACGTGGTGCGGGTCGGTGCGGACGTCGGCATCGCGCACGATGGCGACGCGGACCGCTGCCTCGCGGTGGACGCCCGCGGTCGGATCGTGGACGGCGACCAGATCATGGCGATTCTCGCGGTGTCGATGAAGGAGCGCGGACACCTCGTGGACGACACGCTCGTCGCGACCGTGATGAGCAACCTGGGTCTGCACCGGGCGATGGCCGACGCGGGCATCACGGTCGAGCAGACCGGCGTCGGCGACCGCTACGTGCTGGAGCGCATGAACGAGGGCGGATTCTCGCTCGGCGGCGAGCAGTCCGGCCACGTGATCATGAGCGAATACGCCACCACCGGCGACGGGCTGCTGACGGGGCTGCACCTCATGTCCGAAATGGCGCGCACCGGCCGATCGCTCGCCGACCTCGCCTCGATCATGACCGTGTACCCGCAGGTGCTGGTGAACGTGCGCGGCGTCGACCGGACTCGGGCCTCATCCGATGCCGGCGTCGCGGCCGCGGTCGCGGAGGTCTCGGCCGAGCTCGGCGATTCGGGCCGCGTGCTGCTGCGCCCGTCGGGCACCGAGGAGATGGTGCGCGTCATGGTGGAGGCGGCGTCCGCGGACGTCGCGCAGGACTACGCCGACCGCCTGGCCGACGTCGTGCGCGAGCGGCTCGCGCTGTAG
- the tsaB gene encoding tRNA (adenosine(37)-N6)-threonylcarbamoyltransferase complex dimerization subunit type 1 TsaB gives MLLAIDTSIGTAVAVIDADGVVRVERDSANPLGHAEAIGGLLQSALADAPGEITHVAAGMGPGPFTGLRVGIAAARAFALGRSIPVIPVVSHDAIALEVLLGGALTGTEPGRFAVVTDARRREYAYTVFDGVDDDGLPVRATEPALLPRDQLETRLDELGAARRDAAAVPGALVALIAARLLAAGRVPESTEPLYLRSPDVTMPHGPKRVTA, from the coding sequence GTGCTCCTCGCCATCGACACCTCGATCGGCACCGCCGTCGCGGTGATCGACGCCGACGGCGTCGTGCGCGTCGAGCGCGACAGCGCGAACCCGCTCGGGCACGCCGAGGCGATCGGCGGGTTGCTGCAGTCCGCGCTCGCCGACGCGCCGGGGGAGATCACGCACGTCGCGGCGGGCATGGGGCCGGGGCCGTTCACGGGACTGCGCGTCGGCATCGCGGCGGCACGCGCATTCGCGCTCGGGCGGAGCATCCCGGTCATCCCGGTCGTCAGCCACGATGCGATCGCGCTCGAGGTGCTGCTCGGGGGCGCGCTGACCGGTACGGAGCCCGGCCGCTTCGCCGTCGTCACCGACGCCCGGCGGCGGGAGTACGCCTACACGGTGTTCGACGGCGTGGACGATGACGGCCTGCCGGTGCGGGCCACCGAGCCCGCGCTCCTGCCGCGCGACCAGCTCGAGACCAGGCTCGACGAGCTCGGGGCGGCTCGGCGCGATGCCGCGGCCGTTCCGGGTGCCCTCGTCGCGCTCATCGCCGCGCGGCTCCTCGCGGCCGGCCGGGTGCCGGAGAGCACCGAGCCGCTGTACCTCCGCTCGCCCGACGTGACGATGCCGCACGGACCCAAGCGGGTGACCGCGTGA
- the glmS gene encoding glutamine--fructose-6-phosphate transaminase (isomerizing) — MCGIVGYVGPRDSQAILLAGLSRLEYRGYDSAGIAVIDGDGDLGMRKRAGKLKMLRDDLEAHPLPDGTTGIGHTRWATHGGPTDTNAHPHLADDDKLAVIHNGIIENFAEIKADLLSEGYTFRSETDTEAAAVLLGREYRAAGGDLEAAFRAVVSRLEGAFTLLAMHEDHPGLVVGARRNSPLVIGLGEGENFLGSDVAAFVEHTRNALAIGQDQIVSITPSGVTVTDFFGDEVEVEPFEVLWDAAAADKGGWSSFMAKEISEEPEAVANTILGRTRDGQVVIPELDGLDDLFAGIQRVIIVACGTAAYAGMVGKYAIEQWARVPVDVELAHEFRYRDPVIGADTLVVSISQSGETMDTLMAVKYARERGARTLSICNTQGATIPRESDAIVYTHAGPEVAVASTKAFVAQITALYLLGLHVGRVRGTVGATEAAQHVLELESIPDKIRRILSNEQERIEQFAHWMADTRSVLFLGRHVGYPIALEGALKLKELAYIHAEGFAAGELKHGPIALIEPGQPVFVIVPSPRESAELQKKVVSNIEEIRARGARVIAIAEEGDAAVLPYADEVLHIPLAGPLFEPLLAVVPLHIFAMGLSMAKGLDVDQPRNLAKSVTVE, encoded by the coding sequence ATGTGTGGAATCGTCGGATACGTGGGCCCTCGCGACAGCCAGGCCATCCTCCTCGCCGGGCTCTCGCGGCTCGAGTACCGGGGTTATGACTCCGCCGGCATCGCCGTGATCGACGGCGACGGCGACCTGGGGATGCGCAAGCGCGCCGGCAAGCTCAAGATGCTGCGGGACGACCTCGAAGCCCACCCGCTGCCCGACGGCACGACCGGCATCGGACACACGCGCTGGGCGACCCATGGCGGTCCGACCGACACGAACGCCCACCCGCATCTCGCTGATGACGACAAGCTCGCCGTCATCCACAACGGCATCATCGAGAACTTCGCCGAGATCAAGGCCGACCTGCTCTCGGAGGGCTACACGTTCCGGAGCGAAACCGACACCGAGGCGGCAGCCGTCCTGCTCGGTCGGGAGTACCGTGCCGCCGGCGGCGACCTGGAAGCCGCGTTCCGCGCGGTCGTCAGCCGTCTCGAAGGAGCCTTCACGCTCCTCGCGATGCACGAGGACCACCCCGGCCTCGTCGTCGGGGCCCGACGCAACTCCCCGCTCGTGATCGGTCTCGGGGAGGGCGAGAACTTCCTCGGCTCCGACGTCGCCGCGTTCGTCGAGCACACGCGCAACGCGCTCGCGATCGGGCAGGACCAGATCGTCTCGATCACCCCGTCCGGCGTCACCGTCACCGACTTCTTCGGCGACGAGGTCGAGGTCGAGCCGTTCGAAGTGCTGTGGGATGCCGCCGCCGCGGACAAGGGCGGCTGGTCGAGCTTCATGGCCAAGGAGATCAGCGAAGAGCCCGAGGCCGTCGCCAACACGATCCTCGGACGCACGCGCGACGGGCAGGTCGTGATCCCGGAGCTCGACGGTCTCGATGACCTGTTCGCCGGCATCCAGCGCGTCATCATCGTCGCCTGCGGAACCGCCGCCTACGCCGGCATGGTGGGCAAGTACGCGATCGAGCAGTGGGCGCGGGTGCCGGTCGACGTGGAGCTCGCGCATGAGTTCCGCTACCGCGACCCCGTGATCGGGGCGGACACGCTCGTCGTGTCGATCTCGCAGTCGGGCGAGACGATGGACACGCTCATGGCGGTCAAGTACGCCCGCGAGCGCGGAGCGCGCACGCTGTCGATCTGCAACACGCAGGGGGCGACGATCCCGCGGGAGTCGGACGCGATCGTCTACACGCACGCGGGTCCCGAGGTCGCCGTGGCCTCGACGAAGGCCTTCGTCGCGCAGATCACCGCGCTCTACCTTTTGGGGCTGCACGTCGGACGGGTCCGCGGCACGGTCGGCGCGACCGAGGCTGCGCAGCACGTGCTCGAGCTCGAATCGATCCCCGACAAGATCCGCCGGATCCTCTCGAACGAGCAGGAGCGGATCGAGCAGTTCGCGCACTGGATGGCCGACACCCGCTCGGTGCTGTTCCTCGGGCGGCACGTCGGGTACCCGATCGCGCTCGAGGGGGCGCTCAAGCTCAAGGAGCTCGCGTACATCCACGCGGAGGGCTTCGCCGCGGGCGAGCTCAAGCACGGACCGATCGCGCTGATCGAGCCAGGCCAGCCGGTCTTCGTGATCGTGCCGTCGCCGCGTGAGTCGGCGGAGCTGCAGAAGAAGGTCGTCTCGAACATCGAGGAGATCCGCGCGCGCGGTGCCCGCGTGATCGCGATCGCCGAAGAGGGCGACGCGGCCGTGCTGCCGTATGCCGACGAGGTGCTGCACATCCCGCTCGCCGGTCCTCTTTTCGAACCCTTGCTGGCCGTCGTGCCGCTGCACATCTTCGCGATGGGGCTGTCGATGGCCAAGGGTCTGGACGTGGACCAGCCGCGCAACCTCGCGAAGTCCGTCACGGTGGAGTAG